Sequence from the Rhodococcus pseudokoreensis genome:
AGGGACGAGTTCGGAGACGACGGGAGTCACAATGCACCGTCACTGCAGCGGGATGCCTCGCCGGTAGCCGTGGGGTCCGAATGCGGATACCCACCCACCAACTCGGTGTCGGCGGGGACAGGGCCGAGCTTGCCTGCCCCTCCCGGCATCCCGAGCGCTGCACTCGCACCGGGGAGCGGACTGTGGAAGAACCGGGCGTTGTCGTCGATGAACGCTTCCCACTGGGAGGGCACGTCGGCCTCGTAGAAGATGGCCTCGACCGGGCAGACCGGCTCGCACGCACCGCAGTCGATGCACTCGTCGGGGTGGATGTACAGCGAACGGCCGCCCTCGTAGATGCAGTCCACCGGGCATTCCTCGACGCAGGCCCGGTCCATCACATCGACACAGGGCTCTGCGATCACATAGGTCATGGTCCACCTCCGGGGAGCTACCCCTTTTTTTGAGGAATCCCTTCCTCTAAAGTCATACAGTATGGCGACACAAAAAGGAACCGGTGCGGAGCGCGCCGGGACGCACGCGGTGCTGGCGTCGCGCAGGCGGGTCCAGTTGCTGGACGCTTTGCGGGCGAGTCCGACACCGATGACCGTCGGTGAATTGGCGGCGCTGTGCGAGTTGCACGTGACCACCGTTCGCTTTCACCTCGACGGGTTGACCGGCGCCGGATTGGTCTCGGCCGAACCCGAGCGGCATCCGGCGCGCGGTCGTCCCCGTCAGCTCTACCGGGCGCTGGCCCCCCTCGGCCCGGGCCGCCGTGCCGATTCCGGGTACGAGCGGCTGGCCCGGGTGTTGGCGGCGCACTGGGCGGGTGCTGAGGACGACGACCCCGTGGGCCGGGCGGAGGCGGCCGGCCGGGCGTGGGCACTCGACGATCTCACCGACACCCCCGGAGCTCCCCGATCGGTCGAGGACGCCGCGAGCACCATCACGATCCTGTTCGCGGAGATGGGATTCGATCCCGAACTCGAGGCGTCAGAAGACGAGATGCGGATCCGCTTGCATGCCTGCCCGTTCGAGTCGGTCGCCCGGCAGAGTCCGAATGTCGTGTGCGCACTGCATCTCGGGCTGTTGCGCGGCGTCCTGACCCGGCTCGGCGCACCGGAAACCGAAAGCCAGCTCGTCCCGTGGGAAACTCCCCAGACCTGCGTCGCCCACCTGGCGCGACGCTAGCCCGCCCGGTATACCCGGCATCACCTCGATCGCGCACGGTGGGGTGCGGTGTGTCGGGAAAGGAGGAGGAGGAGGAGGAGGTGAGTCGTCGATGTTGCTGTCCGTGGGGCACGGCCGGCTCGGTCGGGAGGAATTGACGACGCTGCTGACCACGGCAGACGTCGACGCGGTGGTCGACATTCGCCGGTATCCCGGCAGTCGCCGCAATCCCGACGTCGGCAGCGAGAGGATGACGCACTGGTTACCGGACGCCGGTATCGGCTATCGCTTGGAGCCGCGACTCGGCGGTCGCCGCCGCCTGCCGCCCGGGCAGCCGCGAGAGGACCCCTGGTGGCAGGTCGATCAGTTCGCCGCCTATGCCGCACACACCCGCACCACCGAGTTCGCCGCGGCACTGACCGAGCTGTTGGATCAGGCGGCACGGCAGAGAACGGCGATGATGTGCAGCGAGAGCGTGTGGTGGCGGTGCCACCGCCGGCTCGTCGCCGACGTCGCAGTTCTGTGCCGCAGGGTGAGTGTCGAGCACCTCATGCACGACGGCCGGTGCACCCCGCACCTCCCGGCAGCTGGCGCCCGGGTGCGGCCCGACGGTCAGGTGGTGTGGGACCGCCCCCGGGCGCCGTCCTGACCGACGTGCATCAGGCGCGATGCCGCCAACGTCTCTGCTTCGTCCGCCGCGCAGTCCGCGAAGACTCGATGATGACGCCCGTCCGAGATGCACTCCGCGAGAATCTTGATGGCTGAACTGTCGAGCGCTCTACCGAACTTCCGTTTGAGCGCGGCTTCGACCGCGGTCACCGATTTGCCCTTCTGAGCGCGCTACACCGGTCACAGAGAGATTCCTGAGATCATAAGGCCATGCGGCTGTCGGGGGCGTGCTGATTTGTTGCGCAGCAAAGCGAGTCGCTGATCAACGTCGGTGCGTGATTGCTGTGTTTGATACACCGATATAGCGACCCCATTGCGCGGTGATCGCGGCGAGGCTTCCGCCCGGCTTGGGTGTCGACTCTGCAGTGCCCACCACGCGGGCCAATTCCCGTGCGAGCTGAAGTGGGCTCAGGTGGGTGCGCTGGGCGACGTCGATGATCTCATCGAAAGCCTGCCATCGTGAACATCCCTTCCAGTCCATGATGATTCGTTTGGCGAGGTCGAGGTCCCCGCGTGCGGTGGTGGGTACCGCGTTCGAGAAGAAGGGGTCTGGCATCGTCATGATTCCTCCATTCGAACGCCTTGCCGCTGTCGACGCCCATGACGAACGCCGAGGAACTTTCGATCCTGTTGCAGCGACATAAGAACACTCCCGCCTTGACCGCATGGCAGCCAATACCTCCACCGGCGGCGACGCGATCTTGGACATTCGCGTGCGACGTGCCTCCGATGCCCCCATCCTACGCTGCCGGGGTGGAGCGATCGGCTAAGCCGACTTCGTGATCAGCGGTGGACGAATCGCAACGAGCAGTGGACTCCTCAGTGCCCCCGTGCAATCGAGCGGCAATGGAGTGATTCGCCCGGCAGCCGACCGGGAATTCCGTGGCCGATCCTCCGAGGATCACATCAACTTCCATCCGATGGAACACGTCGAATCGGCTGTCGCAGTCGACCGTTCCCTACGCCGGGTGGTTTACCCCGCGCCGGAGCGGTCCCGCAGGTATGACCCAGGCAGCAACCGTGTGAACGCCGGGCAGCGTCCGGATATTGTGAGTTTGCTTGTCGGCCGGAAGGTTAGAGTCGCATTCACCCACCCACACCTCATGTCGCCGGCATCAGCGTCACGCCTGTGAATGATCAGTCACGGTGAACGAATGCGGGATTCACACACGACGACGTTGTAGCGCTCCATAGGTCGGTCAGAGCAGCCACATCGCCGCCCCGGACGCTGTTGTGGCGATGGTGCCGTGGAGCAGCAGCGTGATTCCTGTTTTCGCCATTGTTTTTCGCGCCTGGTGCCGGGTTTGGTACGTCGCCGTCAACGGCCACTTATAGACGCGACCAGTGTCGTCGACAACCCACATCGACATCACACCGGTGCAGAGAACGGCGACGCCGGCCAGGAAGACGTAGATCACCGATGCACCTCCTTCCGCTCTGGGGGTGAGCACTACCCGTCTGGCGGCAATGAACACGGCGCCGCGGCTCATCGAACGCACACAAGCCCCGGTGAGCGACGTGCGTCAGCAGGCTGACTCGGCACGGCTCGCTCACGCAGGTCGAGTCAAGGCTCGAGGCAGTGCATGGCGGGGGCCGTTGCCCTTCCTCGACGCGCGTCGGCAATCACCGCCTCGACACTTTCCTCCAACCGCAATTGCACCTCGGGCGGGGGCATGCAAACGTTTCCGGTCCTTTTCACCCGCTTTTCTTCGATTCACTGAATTGATTGTCGAAACCCTTGAATGGTGCACTGCTTGTCGGCACGCAAAGCGGTGCGGCGACCCGATCGCGGAGCGATACACGTGTGCGCGCCGACGCTGATCGAAACTCAAAACTCACCGAATGCGTTCTCTCACTGGGCTGCATAGGTTGCCAAGTGTGCGGCCGGGTTTGGTCATGTCAGGTCGCCCTTGTTGCTCTCGCACGGAGACCTCAGCGCCTGCGAACCACCGCCGACGACTCGAGCGCCTTGTCCCGCTTCTCCGCTCCTCCAGGCTCCGCGTCGGCTTCTCGAGGGCTTTACCCGAATTCTTCAGCCATTGTCGTTCCATATTCGAGATCGGCAACCACAATCTGATGTCGACCATACGCAAAATAAAAGAAAAAGCCAGTCCGCGGCTCGTGAGCAACAACGGACGGTGCGCCGCTCACCGACGCATCTCGGTGCCGGGTCATCACACTGTCGTGCGCCCGTTGCTCATTCACGGTCCGGGGTCTGTTGGTTCGGGTCACCGACCATGCCCGTTTCGTCAGCAAGCGTGTTGACCAGTCCGCGCGCGAACTCAACTCGAGGTGGCCATGCACGCGATCCAAGAAAGCGCTGGCAGCCGGTCCCGGTCTCAAGCGTTGACGCCGGCGAGTGCGAAGAATTCTTGGCGAGACCGAGGATCCTCCCGCAGGGCGCCCAGGAGAGTGGACGTGACGGTTGCCGATCCGACGGATTGGACCCCGCGCAGGGTCATGCAACTGTGCTCGGCCTCGATGACCACCCCGACACCCCGAGGGTGCAGTTGTTCGGCGAGCCAGTCGGCGATCTGCTTGGTGAGCCGTTCCTGAAGTTGGGGTCGGCAGGCGAAGTGCTCCGCCACGCGGGCGAGCTTGGACAATCCGATGATGCGTTCACCGGGTAGGTACCCGATGTGGACGGTGCCGACGAAGGGCAACAGATGGTGCTCGCACACCGATCGCAGCGGAACGTTGCGGACCAGTATCAGCTCGTCGTACTCCTCGTCATTGGGGAAGGTGGTCAGATCGAAAGGGCGGGCGGTGAACAACTCGGCGTAGCCGTACGCCATGCGGCGGGGGGTGTCGCGCAGGCTTTCCGAGTCCAGGTCGATCCCGAGAGCTTCGAGGAACATGGCCGCCGCGTCTTCGGCAGCAGCCATGTCCCGGCCTGGCGCTTGGGGTAGAACGTGGAGTGTTGCGTGTGCAGGCATGCCGGTTCCTTCCGGGGAGACCTTGGGTGACGTCCACCCCACGAAGCGGCTGCTCCGAGAGGTGGACGAATGAATTGTGTGAATTGTGCGCGACCGGAAATGGTCTGGATGCGCGGCGGTACCGGCTAGGCGGTGCGCAAATTCGGGGCCACCACGGTGCGCCGGTGCCAGGCCGGGTCGTACACGTAGGCCAACCGGCCGAGGGTGAGGGCGGCGAGCATCAGTCCGAAGTCGCGCAGTGCGACGTCGTAGAAGCCCGGGTAGGTCAGCAGGTTGATCACGATTCCGGCGAGCCAGGCGGCGACGATGTAGGCCGCATATCGTGGTTTGATCGCGACGGCGATACCGGCGACGATTTCGATCACTCCGACGACCAGCATGGTCTGGTGCGCGCTGAACGGACTGAGGTCGACGATCCACGGCGCCAGGTAGTCCTCCCAGGTGGTGAGCACGTTCGTGAACTTGTCGATGCCCATGGCGATCGGGAGCACGGTGAATCCGATCCGCAGTAACAGGAACGCGCCGTAGGCGGGGTCACTGCGAGCGCGTTGCAGGGCCGTCCCGGGCGTGGGTGCGGTCGCCGACGAGTCAGGCGTGGGAGTAGTCATCACGGAACCCCTTTGTAAAAGTAATACGAACTATTTTTAGAATCTCCCCCCGACACCTATTTGTCAATACTTTTTGGTGTTACAGTCGGGGTATGTCCACTCCGCGATCCGCTGCGCCGGCGGTTCTGGCGGCGTTGAGCAACCTCGATGATCCGTTGCGGCGCAGGCTGTATGACTACGTGACCGAAAGCGACGCACCGGTCTCGCGGGAGCAGGCGGCCGCCGCCGTCGACGTCGGACGCACCCTCGCGGCCTATCACCTCGACAAGCTGGCCGATGCCGACCTGGTGACGGTCAGTTACCAGCGGCCGGCCGGCCGCGGCGGACCCGGCGCGGGCCGCCCGGCGAAGCTCTACACCCGGGCCACGACGGAAATGACCGTCAGCGTGCCGCCCCGGGACTACGAACTGCTCGCCCGGCTGCTCGTCTCCTCGGTCGAGCAGGACACCAGCGGAGCGGTGCGGGCGGCGGTGAACGAGGCCGCGCTCGACGCCGGCAAGCGGGCCGCCGCCGACACCGGGGGAGATCTCCTGGCGGCGCTCCGTGGCTGCGGATACCTGCCCCACGTCGACGACGACGGCCGCATCAACCTACGCAACTGCCCCTTCCACCATGTCGCCCGAGACCACCTGGACGTGGTGTGCGGGTTGAACTTACGCCTCGTCGAGGGCGCGATCGCCGGGAGTACCCAACACGACGTGCACGCAGAACTGGACCCGCGACCCGACCGGTGCTGTGTCGTGGTCCACCACGCAGCGTCCGCACATGCGCACTCGCCCCCGCCCCCGGGTCCCGCCCGCCCCTGACGGACACGAACCGGCATGAGGCGAGGCGGCGGATCGGCTCGCGCGTCGACCGAAGGGTCCGCGCAACCGACCACCGGCATACCGGCGCATCACTGACCGCGACGCTCCATGCGAGCGCCGCGTGCCAGGAAGCGCTCGTCGCGCATCACAGCGCGAACCACCGGGACCACGTCTGGAAACCCCCGAATCGGAACCCATGACGCTCACCGTTCGTCGTCTTCCTTTTTCGGTGACACAGTGGGTCCAGGGCGGTCCGCATCGATCAAAACCATACCTCTGCAAGGGATTACATCCCATGGGTGTCTACCGAATCCTCTGGTGGGTGGTGACCGTGCCGCTGGGGTTGGTCGGCTTCGCGGTCGCGATCTTCACCGTCCACCCCGACGTCCTCGTGTCCGCGGCATTCGCGGCGGCAGTGACCGGCGGCGGCCTGACCGCGATGGTGGCCGACAGGTCCGCCACCGCCACGCCGCGTTCATCGCTGCCGACCGCCGCACTCAACGCCGCCGCCGCGGGCGTGGTCCTGATCGGCGTCGTGGGCCTGATCGCACTGTCCGGCGCTGCGGCCGTGCCGCTGGTGCTCGTGCTGACGGTCACCGCCGAGCCGGTGGCGCGGCGGCTTCGACGCTGGCCGCCGTTGGCGCAGTTACTCTCCCCGCAGCCCTCTGCTTCGTGTGATCCGGACGAGGCGAGCGCTCCGGGTTCCCTGCCGGAACCGCCGCCGCGCTGTGCGGAATTGTCCGGCGATGCGTTGTGCCGCGGCTGGCGCACCAGCTTCGCGGAGCTGCAGAACGCGAGGTCGCCCGCCGACCGGCTGCGACTGGCCCGGATCCGCCAGCAGTACCTCGACGAGATCGAGCGCCGCGATCCCCAGGGATTCGCGGCGTGGTTCAGCACCGGCGCCCGGGCGGGCAGCGATCCATCGAAGTTTCTCACCACACGAGAGCCACCACCTACCGACCGGCAGTGACACGGTGCACACGCGGACAGAGCGGTGAGCCACGTGGGCGTGGATGAGACGCCCGCACGACGAAAGGCCTGACGATGAACAGATTCCCGCCCCCATCGGTAGAGGTAACGGTGAGTCGGTTGCATCGCCTGTACCGCGAGCAGGGGCAAAGCCCCTGGTTGGACAACCTCACCCGCCCCTACCTGCGCGATGGCACCCTCACCGAGTGCGTGGCCGCCGGGATCCGGGGGGTGACAGCCAACCCCACCATCTTCGCGCGGGCCATCGCCGGCTCCGATGCCTACGACGCACAGTTCGCAGCACTCATCGCCCAGGGACTCGCGGTCGAGGACGCGTATTGGGAGCTCGCCGCGGCCGATGTCGTCGACGCAGCCGCGGTACTGCGACCCGTCTACGACACCTCGGGCGGCACCGATGGGTTCGTCTCGATCGAGGTCGCCCCGGAACTTGCCCGTGACACCGACGCCACCATCGCCGCGGCCGGGCAACTGCACGAACGGATCGCCCGACCGAACGTGTTTGTGAAGATCCCCGCGACCGCGGAGGGCATACCGGCGATCGCGGACATGATCGGCAAGGGCGTCAGCATCAACATCACCCTGATCTTCTCCCTCGCCCGCTACGAACAGGTGATCGAGGCGTACCTGCAGGGTCTGGAGGCGCTTGCGGCACGGGGCGGGGATCCGGCCGCGGTGCGCAGTGTCGCATCATTCTTCGTCAGCCGCGTCGATACGGAGGTCGATCGACGACTCGAGCACAGCAGCGACCCCGAGGCCCCGGCACTGCGGGGTCGGGCGGCGATCGCCCAGGCCCGCCTCGCCTACCGGATCTTCCGGGACCGCTTCACCGGCACGCGGTGGGAGACACTCGCCGCCCGCGGCGCCCGGGTGCAACGACTACTGTGGGCATCGACCTCGACCAAGAACCCCGACTACCCGGACACCCGCTACGTCGACAGTCTCATCGGCCCGGACACCGTCAACACGCTGCCCGAGGCCACCATCCTGGCATTCGAGGATCACGGCACCCTCACACGCTCCATCGACACCGACCCCGCCGGCGCGGCCGCCGTCCTCGGCGAGCTCGCCGCGGTGGGCATCGACATGGACGACGTCGGCCGCACCCTCGAAGACCAGGGTGTCGCCGCCTTTCACCAGTCGTTCGCCGATCTGCTCACCGAACTCCGTGCCAAAGCCCACCAACTGGCACAACGATCACCTCCACGGTCTGACCCGACCCGGCCCGGCCGGGCGCGCGATACGGACGGTGCGCGGTGAACAGGACACGGCGACCTGAGCCACAGCGCATGAGATCGGTCTTCACCCCCTAAGCACCTCGCATCAGAGAAGGACATGACATGGCCACTGCAGAGCAGGCATTCGTCATCGTGGGCGCCGGACTGGCCGGCGCAAAGGCCGCTGAGGCGCTGCGCACCGGCGGGTTCGGCGGAAGGATCGTTCTCATCGGCGACGAGACCGACCGCCCTTACGACCGACCCCCACTGTCGAAGGCCTACCTCCAAGGCACCACCGAGCGGGAGAAGATCTACATTCACCCGGCCGGGTGGTACACCGACCACGACATCGAGTTGCGGGTGGGGACCCCGGTCACTGCCCTCGACCTAGCCGAACACGAGGTGGTCATCGACGGCGTCGAGCGGCTCGGATACGACAAGGTGCTGTTGACCACCGGTTCGTCGCCCCGCCGGTTGCAGGTGCCCGGCGCCGATCTGGGCGGGGTGCACTACCTGCGCCGGGTCACCGACTGCGAAACAATGAAGGCCGCGTTCGTTGCGGCGGACCGGGTCGCGATCGTCGGGGCGGGGTGGATCGGTTTGGAGACCGCGGCTGCCGCCCGAGCGGCGGGCTGCGACGTCACGGTGGTGGGGAGGTCGAAGTTGCCGTTGCTGGCGGTGCTCGGTGCCGAGGTCGCCGAAACCTACGCCGCCCTGCACCGCGACCACGGTGTGGAGTTGCGGCTGAATTCCGGGGTGCTCGAGATTCTCGGTAAGGACGACCGGGCCACCGGAATCCGCCTCACCGATGGCACCGTGGTCGAGGCGGACGCGATCGTCGTGGGCGTGGGTATCGTGCCCAACACCGCACTGGCCGAGACGGCCGGGCTGGCGGTCGACAACGGGATCGTTGTCGACGAACACCTGGTCACGACCGACCCCGACGTGTTCGCCGCAGGGGACGTCGCCAACACCTATTACCCGCTATTGGGAACTCATCTGCGCCTCGAGCACTGGTCGGCCGCCCTCAACCAGGGGCCGGTGGCGGCGGAGAACATGATGGGCCGTGTCACCGCCTATGACCAGGTGCCCTACTTCTTCTCCGATCAGTACGACAGCGGGATGGAGTATTCCGGCTACGTCCCGCACGGGGGGTACGACTCGGTGGTGTTCCGCGGCGACGTCGCCGCCGGCGAGTTCATCGCCTTCTGGATGCGGGACGGGCGGGTGCTGGCCGGCATGAACGTCAACACCTGGGGTGTCACCGATGCCATCGAGGCGCTGGTGCGCTCCGGTGAGCGGGTCGACCCGGTGAAACTGGCCGACCCGGACGAGCTCCTGAGGTACCTGGCCGATCGGGTGCCCGGAGGTGCGCGGTGACGCTCATGCCCCAGCAGCAGGCACGGACGCGAACCCCCGAGACACCGCCCCCGTCTCAGTGGTGGTGTCGACGGCCCTGCTCGAACTCGGCCGGGCCACCTGGATCCAGCGACGGCGCTTCCGGTTCGGCCGGACATGATCGATCGGGTGCGCTGGGGCCGCGACGGAGGATGGGCGCCTCGTCCGTGCACACGCGCCGGGAGGGATTCCCATGATCCGTTGGCTGGTCATCGCGGGCGCCTGGGTGCTGGGATCGGCGTCGCTGCTGCTGGTCTTCTTCGTCTCGACCTGGTGGCTGTCCTTCACGGTGATCGCGGCGGCGATCGCCATGGTCGGCACCTGGGATCTGCTGCAGCGTAGGCACAGTGTGCTGCGGAACTATCCGGTGATAGGCCACGCCCGGTTCCTGCTCGAGTCGATCCGCCCCGAGATCCAGCAATACTTCGTCGAACGATCCACGGACGGAACACCGTTCGACCGTGACACCCGCACCACGGTGTACGAACGCGCCAAGGGCATCAAGGACGTGGAACCGTTCGGAACCGAACGGGACGTCACCGCCACCGGATACGAGTTCGTCACCCACTCGTTGCGCGCGCAGCCGGCCTCCGATGACACACCACATGTTCGGATCGGCGGTCCACAGTGCACCATGGGGTACGACATCGCCTTGTACAACGTCTCGGCGATGAGCTTCGGATCCCTGTCGGGCAACGCCATCGAGGCGCTCAACGGGGGCGCGGCGCGCGGCGGGTTCGCCCATGACACCGGCGAGGGCGGTATCAGTCCTTACCACCTCAGACATGGCGGCGACCTGATCTGGGAGATCGGTTCCGGCTACTTCGGCTGCCGCGACCCCGATGGGCACTTCGATCCCGGCGAGTTCGCCACCAAGGCCGCCCTGCCTCAGGTGAAGTGCATCTCCATCAAGCTCTCCCAGGGGGCGAAACCAGGGCTCGGGGGCGTGCTGCCCGCTGCGAAAGTCAGTCCCGAGATCGCTCGAACCCGGGGGGTGCCGGTCGGGCAGACCGTGATCTCGCCGCCCTCCCACAGCGCGTTCCGCACCCCGCTCGAGCTCATCGACTTCATCACCACACTTCGTGCACTGTCCGGCGGAAAGCCCATCGGCTTCAAACTCTGCGTCGGTTCCCGCACGGAATTCCTCGCCATCTGCAAGGCCATGATCGAGACCGGCATCACCCCGGACTTCATCATCGTCGACGGCTCCGAGGGCGGAACCGGAGCTGCCCCACTCGAATTCGAGGACCACGTCGGGATGCCGCTCACCGAGGGCCTGATGCTGGTGCACAACGCGCTGGTGGGCACCGGACTGCGGGACCGGATCAAGATCGGCGCCTCCGGCAAGGTCGCCAACGGAATCGACATCATCAAACGCCTGATCCAGGGAGCGGACTTCACCCTCGCCGCCCGCGCGATGATGTTCGCGGTCGGCTGCATCCAGGCCCAACGCTGCCACACCAACCGGTGCCCCGTCGGTGTCACCACCCAGGACGCCCGCCGGGCCCGCGCACTGAATGTTCCGGACAAGACCACCCGGGTGTACAACCTCCAGAGATCCACCGTCGCGAGCGCCCAACAAATCCTGGCATCGATGGGGCTGGACGACTTCTGCGACCTCGATCCGTCGATGCTCAACCGGCGCATCCAGGGGCACCGCACGATGACTTACGCGGACCTACACGAGTGGCTGCAGCCAGGTGACCTGCTCACGGAGGACCCCCCGACGAGTTGGCTCCGCGACTGGACGAACGCCGACTCGTCAAGGTTTTGACGGCATCGCCGGGGTCTGTGGTGTTCGCCCGAGCCCCCCCCAGACGGACCACTACGCACTACGGTTGCGGCAACTCCTCGTCGGGGACTCCCACAGATAATCGACCAGCGATTTTTTTCACCGACCGGCAATTGATGGGGACGGAGACGAGCGGGCAATCGACTGATCAGATCATCGGTCGCGGTCCCGGTGGGTCGGCGTAGGTCGCGAAGTCACGGGTCGTGGGGAGGGTCGTCCCAGATGGGTAACTCGAGGGTGGGTCCGAGGCGCAGCAGTTCGTCGCGGTGCATCGCACTCAGGCGTGCCAGGATCAGCTGCCCGTGCTCGGTCAGCTCCACCCGTACCGCCCGCGCGTCGGACGGGTGCGGCGCGCGCTCCACGAGTCCCTGCTTCTGAGCCCGGTCGACCAGCTCCACCACGCTGTGATGACGCAGCTGCAGGCGGTCGGCCAGTTCTCGCATGGTGGCCCATTCGCGGCCGGGAAATCCCTTGAGTGCGAGCAGCAACTGGTAGTGCTGCGGGGTGAGGCCATGGTCACGGACCGTGTCCTCACTGAAGCGCAGATAGCGGCGGATGCCGAAGCGGAAACGTGCCAGTGCCTCGAAATCCCGCTTCGTCAACGGCTCCGACTCCACGTGCTCGTCTGCAGTCACGGCACCTCGCCCCTTCAGTCGTCAGAACCGCCGCACTATATATCGCCATACGATACACCGGGTATGCTCTGACAATCATCACGCCTCAACGGGGCATTGCCCGAAATCGTGCGACGAGCCCATGGAGACAGCCCCGACGTCGATGCCACGGCGACGAGTGCGTAACACCCCGCCGTGCGATCGGACGGCGACTCGGCAAATGTCGACAAGTATCGCCGATTGGCGGTCGTGATTCCGGCGCAGACGATTTCCGATTCCCCCAGAAGGACGCCCCATGAACTCATCATGTATCAGCACGGGCACTGCCGCGTGCAGCGGAGCGATGTGCGCGGGTCGAAGATTCCGCAACGAAAGCATCGCGCACTCGTTCGGGTGCAATTGCGGCACGGATCGCGGGGGGCCGAAAAGGGTCGTCGGAACGTTGTGAACCGTCGACTCGTCCCGGCAATGGATCTGGAACCTCTGTTGTGCGAAGGTCGTTCACCCGCGGAGCCACAGGGGCCGGCGGGCACGTGTAGCCTTGTGGGTGCCGAGGGCCCGAACATGCGCGGTCAAGCCATGTCGTCCTCGGCGCCCGACCCGGCCCGATGTCACAGGGCCGAGAACTGGAGCGCCGCCATGGCGTCGAACGCGACCTATGTGTCGAACCCTGAACGGGCACTGGAATCAACGCCGTCCTGCACGGCATGTCCGCACAGCCCGGATTCCCACGATGCGCTCGGTATTCGGTTTTGCGCCGCGACCTCGGACCGAAACCTCGACCGAAACTGCATCTGCGCCGGCGAACAGGCGACTGGACAGCACTACTCCCGGTACTGAACGAGAAGTTCAACTCGAAAAGCCAACCCAGGCATATCCACCCGATTCTCGGCGAGTACTACCGCAACCCCTCTTCGCGCGGTGCGGGACCGGCACCCACGCGGCGACATCACCGACCGCACCAATCGGTGACCGTCGCTAGAAAAGGGGCAGCGGCGGTACCACCACCTTTCCTGGCGCGCAATCCCCTTCGCGTCCGGCAGCGGCCAGGCTTCCCGCGGTGCCGGATATCGACCGTGATTTTCGCGGAGTCGCATACGGATCGAGCGGCGGGACCGGGTATGTGGTTCAGCGCGAGCGTCTTCGCGCACGAAAAAGGGGTCCACTACTGAACCACCGGCGAGGAGCGCAGTCAACCAGGGTGGACGACGCCGCGCCTTCCGCGCTGCAAGCGAAACGTTTTTATCGTGATACGATATAAAAAGTGGTCGTCCCGGCACCAAGACCTCGCCGGGGGAGTCCGGGAGGTGCGCTGTGCTCAGCGACGATGAACGAAATACTTTGTGCGAGATCGAACAACGGCTTCTCGCAAGCAGCCCGACGCTGCTCCGAGTGTTTCACGGCGTCACACCGCGCCCACCATACGATCGCAGTGTGCGGACCCGACTGAGAGTGCTGGTGCTCGCGGTGACGTTCGGAGTGTTTGCACTGCGAGGTCCTCGCATTTTCAACGAAGCCGAGATCACCGTCCGGAAGAGTGCACCGACGCCACGCACAACACGGGCGGTGCCAGCACGCAACCGTCTGGCCGTCGGCGGTTCCCATTCCGCGAGCGCGATTCCGGTCAACACCGACACCGTCCGAATCCTCGATCCATCGACCGCATCCGGTGCTGTGCTCATACCA
This genomic interval carries:
- the fdxA gene encoding ferredoxin, with the protein product MTYVIAEPCVDVMDRACVEECPVDCIYEGGRSLYIHPDECIDCGACEPVCPVEAIFYEADVPSQWEAFIDDNARFFHSPLPGASAALGMPGGAGKLGPVPADTELVGGYPHSDPTATGEASRCSDGAL
- a CDS encoding helix-turn-helix transcriptional regulator, with protein sequence MATQKGTGAERAGTHAVLASRRRVQLLDALRASPTPMTVGELAALCELHVTTVRFHLDGLTGAGLVSAEPERHPARGRPRQLYRALAPLGPGRRADSGYERLARVLAAHWAGAEDDDPVGRAEAAGRAWALDDLTDTPGAPRSVEDAASTITILFAEMGFDPELEASEDEMRIRLHACPFESVARQSPNVVCALHLGLLRGVLTRLGAPETESQLVPWETPQTCVAHLARR
- a CDS encoding DUF488 family protein, which encodes MLLSVGHGRLGREELTTLLTTADVDAVVDIRRYPGSRRNPDVGSERMTHWLPDAGIGYRLEPRLGGRRRLPPGQPREDPWWQVDQFAAYAAHTRTTEFAAALTELLDQAARQRTAMMCSESVWWRCHRRLVADVAVLCRRVSVEHLMHDGRCTPHLPAAGARVRPDGQVVWDRPRAPS
- a CDS encoding ANTAR domain-containing protein produces the protein MTMPDPFFSNAVPTTARGDLDLAKRIIMDWKGCSRWQAFDEIIDVAQRTHLSPLQLARELARVVGTAESTPKPGGSLAAITAQWGRYIGVSNTAITHRR
- the folE gene encoding GTP cyclohydrolase I FolE; protein product: MPAHATLHVLPQAPGRDMAAAEDAAAMFLEALGIDLDSESLRDTPRRMAYGYAELFTARPFDLTTFPNDEEYDELILVRNVPLRSVCEHHLLPFVGTVHIGYLPGERIIGLSKLARVAEHFACRPQLQERLTKQIADWLAEQLHPRGVGVVIEAEHSCMTLRGVQSVGSATVTSTLLGALREDPRSRQEFFALAGVNA
- a CDS encoding DoxX family protein → MTTPTPDSSATAPTPGTALQRARSDPAYGAFLLLRIGFTVLPIAMGIDKFTNVLTTWEDYLAPWIVDLSPFSAHQTMLVVGVIEIVAGIAVAIKPRYAAYIVAAWLAGIVINLLTYPGFYDVALRDFGLMLAALTLGRLAYVYDPAWHRRTVVAPNLRTA
- a CDS encoding helix-turn-helix transcriptional regulator, with the protein product MSTPRSAAPAVLAALSNLDDPLRRRLYDYVTESDAPVSREQAAAAVDVGRTLAAYHLDKLADADLVTVSYQRPAGRGGPGAGRPAKLYTRATTEMTVSVPPRDYELLARLLVSSVEQDTSGAVRAAVNEAALDAGKRAAADTGGDLLAALRGCGYLPHVDDDGRINLRNCPFHHVARDHLDVVCGLNLRLVEGAIAGSTQHDVHAELDPRPDRCCVVVHHAASAHAHSPPPPGPARP
- the tal gene encoding transaldolase, producing MSRLHRLYREQGQSPWLDNLTRPYLRDGTLTECVAAGIRGVTANPTIFARAIAGSDAYDAQFAALIAQGLAVEDAYWELAAADVVDAAAVLRPVYDTSGGTDGFVSIEVAPELARDTDATIAAAGQLHERIARPNVFVKIPATAEGIPAIADMIGKGVSINITLIFSLARYEQVIEAYLQGLEALAARGGDPAAVRSVASFFVSRVDTEVDRRLEHSSDPEAPALRGRAAIAQARLAYRIFRDRFTGTRWETLAARGARVQRLLWASTSTKNPDYPDTRYVDSLIGPDTVNTLPEATILAFEDHGTLTRSIDTDPAGAAAVLGELAAVGIDMDDVGRTLEDQGVAAFHQSFADLLTELRAKAHQLAQRSPPRSDPTRPGRARDTDGAR